From Paenibacillus sp. GP183, one genomic window encodes:
- a CDS encoding metal-dependent hydrolase: MDTGSHLLFGATLAGLAYFDPAVAAHPELAHAVLAATLLGSHAPDFDTITRIKGYSNYIRHHRGITHSLPALLVWPALISLLMGYLFGDMNQFAHLYFWSFIAVVFHVFLDLFNAYGVQSFRPFSQKWFHMDILSLYEPFLFLIHVLGLVIWIFTSYSPSIIFGAVYAITFAYIAARTFHHHFVVKRVQFELNQEGICHVIPDLHWFRWQFVLETDTFSYTGKVNYRDVTVHDVYQKDSNNKVVQASMRTDGVRAFLHFAQRVHVSFTEKNDGYEVKWRDLRFCHNRKLPFGVDVQLDQNLNVIEDKIGWSKKSWDPPYV, from the coding sequence ATGGATACTGGAAGTCACTTACTGTTTGGAGCTACCTTAGCTGGTCTCGCGTATTTCGATCCTGCAGTTGCTGCACACCCTGAGCTTGCCCATGCCGTTCTCGCCGCAACCTTGCTTGGCTCTCATGCTCCGGACTTTGATACCATAACGCGTATTAAAGGCTATTCCAACTACATTCGGCACCATCGCGGCATCACGCATTCTTTGCCGGCATTGCTTGTTTGGCCAGCACTCATCAGCCTTCTTATGGGCTATTTATTTGGGGATATGAATCAGTTTGCACATCTTTATTTTTGGAGTTTCATAGCGGTAGTTTTCCATGTATTTCTCGATTTATTTAATGCTTACGGCGTACAAAGCTTTCGTCCGTTCAGCCAAAAGTGGTTCCATATGGATATACTTTCACTATACGAGCCTTTTCTATTTCTGATCCATGTCCTGGGTCTTGTCATTTGGATTTTCACCTCATATTCACCCTCCATAATATTCGGTGCCGTGTATGCAATTACGTTCGCTTATATAGCAGCTCGTACCTTCCATCATCACTTCGTTGTAAAACGCGTTCAATTCGAATTGAATCAAGAGGGAATCTGCCATGTAATTCCTGACTTACATTGGTTTCGCTGGCAGTTCGTTCTGGAAACCGATACCTTTTCCTATACTGGGAAAGTAAATTATCGCGATGTCACTGTGCATGATGTGTATCAGAAGGATAGCAATAACAAAGTGGTGCAAGCATCGATGAGAACGGATGGAGTACGGGCATTCCTGCATTTTGCTCAACGTGTTCATGTGAGCTTTACAGAAAAAAATGACGGCTACGAGGTGAAATGGAGAGACCTGCGGTTTTGTCATAATCGCAAGCTGCCATTCGGAGTTGACGTACAGTTAGATCAAAATTTGAATGTGATCGAAGACAAAATAGGCTGGAGTAAAAAAAGCTGGGACCCGCCATACGTGTGA
- a CDS encoding histidinol phosphate phosphatase domain-containing protein, with the protein MKVDFHFHLEEGPYSLQWLQRTGRALVNTTNDDLITGKSHTRDWMDKIFRLLQMRMEQGCFHEDWVQRYLQKGRERGIQRFGIVDHLYRFVECKEYYERFMLLDDSPLGQLQRKWLDQVCTYSIETYVKAMRKIAENEDDLSIGIEADYFVGGEKQLQALLAPFEWDYIIGSVHFLDGWGFDNPEVQDRFQTADLDRLYDQHYETVKQAIASGLFDFIAHLDNLKVFGYRPDEDKLLPKYREIASALSAAGIGSEINTGLLYRYPVKEMCPSPSFLQTLFEQNVPITLSSDAHFPDDIGMHLDDALNLARATGYKEIAVYKNRQRLMLPIQDNK; encoded by the coding sequence GTGAAGGTAGATTTTCATTTTCATCTTGAAGAAGGGCCTTATTCCCTGCAGTGGCTGCAGCGTACCGGACGGGCTCTGGTCAACACAACGAACGATGATTTGATTACGGGGAAATCCCACACACGTGATTGGATGGACAAAATTTTTCGATTGCTGCAAATGAGAATGGAGCAGGGCTGCTTTCACGAGGATTGGGTTCAGCGATATTTGCAAAAGGGCCGTGAACGGGGCATTCAGCGCTTTGGCATAGTGGATCATTTGTACCGCTTTGTTGAATGTAAAGAGTACTATGAGCGTTTTATGCTTCTGGATGACTCGCCTCTGGGGCAATTGCAGCGAAAATGGCTCGATCAAGTGTGCACTTATTCAATAGAAACTTATGTGAAGGCTATGCGCAAGATAGCTGAGAATGAGGATGATTTGTCGATTGGCATAGAAGCCGATTATTTCGTCGGCGGGGAAAAGCAGCTTCAGGCTCTGCTTGCTCCTTTTGAATGGGACTATATCATAGGCTCCGTGCATTTTTTGGACGGCTGGGGCTTTGATAATCCAGAAGTTCAGGATCGGTTTCAAACTGCCGATTTGGACCGTTTATATGATCAGCATTATGAGACAGTCAAGCAGGCAATTGCCAGCGGATTGTTTGATTTTATCGCTCATTTGGATAATTTAAAGGTATTCGGCTATAGGCCGGATGAAGATAAGCTGCTCCCCAAATATAGAGAAATCGCCTCCGCGCTGAGTGCCGCCGGCATTGGTTCCGAGATCAACACAGGATTGCTGTATCGTTACCCGGTCAAGGAAATGTGTCCCAGCCCATCCTTTCTGCAAACATTATTCGAGCAAAATGTGCCGATTACACTGTCGTCGGACGCTCACTTTCCTGACGATATCGGCATGCATCTGGACGATGCTCTGAATTTAGCGAGAGCTACAGGGTATAAGGAAATCGCGGTCTATAAGAATCGCCAGCGGCTTATGCTGCCGATTCAAGACAACAAGTAA
- a CDS encoding alkaline phosphatase family protein translates to MSKVIMIVLDGLRYDVARGSMGYLNHLVEVSKAASYKVKSELPSLSRPLYEVLLTGTPSSVNGITANHIVRLSNRQSIFHAATKHGLTTAAGAYYWVSELYNRAPFDRIEDRQQHDPGKPIQHGTFYFEDSYPDSHLFADAEILRRNHDPHFLYIHPMGIDDIGHKHGGESKAYRDKAIEVDSILASLLPLWMELNYEIIVTSDHGMNADGSHGGTGAAEREVPFYLIGSSFEPGYHEDVIPQLAVAPLVCKLLSIPLVNGMTDMDIPAFKHKMVK, encoded by the coding sequence ATGAGCAAAGTGATCATGATCGTGCTCGACGGATTGCGCTATGATGTGGCCCGTGGTTCCATGGGCTATTTGAATCATTTGGTTGAGGTGTCCAAAGCAGCGAGCTATAAAGTGAAGTCCGAGCTGCCCAGCCTGTCCCGACCGCTCTATGAGGTGCTGCTGACGGGGACTCCGAGCTCTGTAAATGGCATAACCGCCAATCATATCGTGCGTCTTTCGAACAGACAAAGTATCTTCCATGCAGCAACCAAGCACGGATTAACGACGGCGGCGGGAGCTTATTATTGGGTGAGCGAGCTTTACAATAGGGCGCCGTTCGACAGGATAGAAGACCGTCAGCAGCACGATCCCGGCAAGCCTATTCAGCATGGCACTTTTTATTTTGAAGATTCTTATCCGGATTCACATTTATTTGCCGATGCAGAAATTTTACGCCGCAATCATGATCCGCACTTTTTGTATATCCATCCTATGGGGATCGATGATATTGGGCATAAGCACGGTGGGGAGTCCAAAGCGTATCGTGACAAAGCGATTGAAGTCGATAGTATTTTGGCTTCTTTGCTGCCATTATGGATGGAATTGAACTATGAGATTATTGTCACTTCCGATCACGGTATGAATGCGGACGGCAGCCATGGCGGAACAGGCGCGGCGGAGCGGGAGGTTCCCTTCTATCTAATTGGCTCTTCCTTTGAACCGGGCTACCATGAGGATGTCATTCCGCAGCTGGCTGTGGCTCCGCTGGTATGCAAGCTATTGTCTATTCCGCTAGTGAACGGCATGACAGACATGGATATCCCGGCTTTTAAACATAAAATGGTGAAGTAG
- a CDS encoding DeoR/GlpR family DNA-binding transcription regulator: protein MSVLAEERKQVIKEWLQKDGKVMVIPLSDHLEVSPETIRRDLLALEKEGKLKRVYGGAIKPTYLNDEAPYSLRQSIHPEEKRAIGLRAAELIQDGSTIVIDVGTTTQELAQAIQGKKRLTILTNSIPVASTLLESISRGVFTGKVIILGGEVNPEQSSISGTLCLQMMAQFHVDQAFLSVGGISLSSGITDFDFNEAAVSRAFAEAAQEVIVLVDHSKLGITTFAQTIPLHQADIIISSTEVPGEWIQEIDRSGVLWIDACSMNIEDRGEMK, encoded by the coding sequence ATGTCCGTATTGGCTGAAGAGAGAAAACAGGTCATTAAGGAATGGCTGCAAAAGGATGGTAAAGTGATGGTGATCCCGCTCTCCGATCATTTGGAGGTGTCCCCGGAAACCATTCGCCGCGATTTGCTTGCGCTGGAGAAGGAAGGCAAGCTGAAGCGTGTGTATGGCGGCGCCATTAAGCCAACTTATCTTAATGATGAAGCGCCCTACTCACTCCGCCAAAGTATTCACCCCGAAGAGAAAAGGGCAATAGGCTTGCGCGCAGCCGAACTCATTCAAGACGGCAGCACAATCGTTATTGATGTAGGGACCACCACACAGGAGCTGGCCCAGGCTATCCAGGGTAAGAAGCGGTTGACGATTCTTACTAATTCTATTCCAGTCGCATCCACCTTGCTTGAGTCGATCAGTCGGGGTGTATTTACTGGGAAAGTGATCATTCTGGGAGGTGAAGTCAACCCGGAGCAGAGCTCAATCAGCGGTACGCTCTGCTTGCAAATGATGGCGCAGTTCCATGTGGATCAAGCCTTTCTTTCCGTAGGCGGCATTTCGCTGTCGAGCGGGATTACCGATTTTGATTTCAATGAGGCTGCGGTTTCGCGAGCCTTTGCAGAAGCGGCGCAAGAGGTGATTGTGCTTGTCGATCATTCCAAGCTGGGGATCACCACATTTGCTCAGACGATACCGCTTCATCAGGCGGATATTATTATTTCAAGCACAGAGGTTCCAGGCGAATGGATTCAGGAGATTGACCGAAGCGGAGTGCTTTGGATTGATGCTTGTTCGATGAACATAGAGGACAGAGGTGAAATGAAATGA
- a CDS encoding ABC transporter ATP-binding protein, which yields MSYLHIENVSKKFGASNVLQELNLRVEKGELVTLLGSSGCGKSTLLRCISGLTTLEEGEIYLEEKPITQRLPKDRGVGMVFQSYGLFPNLSVGDNVAFGLQMQRHSKADIANRVREMLSIVGLEDKINSYPHELSGGQQQRVALARSLAVQPKLMLMDEPLSALDAKIRKSLRLELRRIQKNLGMTTIFVTHDQEEALIISDRVCVMHQGQIVQMGTPEEIYTNPRNEFVARFIGSYNVMNAQEMGRLTGNLERRGGSVAIRPEAIRLARRESEQRWAEGEGFEAFGRIEEVILLGNVLRFIVLVQDVTLTVDILNGSERPGLETGSEVKLWIPREACRVLDDGGA from the coding sequence ATGAGCTATTTGCATATTGAGAATGTATCGAAGAAATTTGGAGCCTCTAATGTGCTTCAAGAGCTGAATCTGCGAGTGGAAAAAGGGGAGCTGGTGACACTGCTTGGCTCCAGTGGATGCGGCAAAAGCACGCTGCTTCGCTGCATATCGGGACTCACGACGCTCGAGGAAGGCGAGATTTATCTGGAAGAAAAGCCGATTACCCAGCGTCTGCCCAAGGACCGCGGGGTCGGCATGGTGTTTCAGTCCTATGGCTTATTTCCAAATTTGAGCGTCGGTGATAATGTCGCTTTCGGCCTGCAAATGCAGCGGCATAGTAAGGCCGACATTGCGAATAGAGTAAGAGAAATGTTAAGCATCGTAGGACTTGAGGATAAAATTAATTCCTATCCTCACGAATTGTCAGGGGGCCAGCAGCAGCGGGTTGCGTTAGCCCGATCACTTGCCGTGCAGCCGAAGCTGATGCTCATGGATGAACCGCTCAGCGCGCTCGATGCCAAAATCCGCAAATCCCTGCGTTTGGAGCTTCGCCGGATCCAGAAAAATTTAGGCATGACTACGATTTTCGTCACGCATGATCAAGAAGAAGCACTCATCATTTCAGATAGAGTCTGTGTCATGCATCAAGGACAAATCGTTCAGATGGGAACGCCGGAAGAAATCTATACCAATCCGCGCAATGAGTTTGTTGCGCGTTTTATTGGCAGCTACAATGTGATGAATGCCCAGGAGATGGGCCGGTTGACAGGGAACCTGGAGCGAAGAGGCGGCTCCGTGGCCATTCGTCCGGAAGCCATCCGCTTGGCACGCAGAGAATCGGAGCAAAGATGGGCTGAAGGCGAAGGCTTCGAGGCTTTTGGCCGCATTGAGGAAGTCATTTTGCTTGGCAATGTACTGCGCTTCATCGTGCTTGTCCAGGATGTAACGTTGACCGTCGATATCTTGAATGGCAGCGAACGTCCGGGACTGGAAACCGGCAGCGAGGTTAAGCTTTGGATTCCCCGCGAAGCCTGCAGGGTACTTGATGATGGTGGTGCGTAA
- a CDS encoding ABC transporter permease subunit has protein sequence MIYLLIPLLATLLYSIAGNWQTTLLPESWTLHWFGDMFRDVRFMDALGRTLFVCLVSVALSALVMLPTIFVVTIYFPKWERWLNLTALIPYAIPGVVAAVGLIKLYSSGPFAISGTIWILIAAYFVAILPYMYQGIRNSIRTVNASELMEAAELLGASKMAAFRRIIVPNILPGILVSTLLSISVLFGEFVLTNLLIGGHFETIQIYLYRRLSESGHLASAIVIAYFVFILLLSGLLLSLSKRLFGRANPVEWETAKKGA, from the coding sequence ATGATCTATTTGCTGATCCCTTTGCTGGCTACCTTGCTCTATTCAATCGCTGGCAACTGGCAGACGACTTTACTGCCGGAGTCATGGACGCTGCATTGGTTCGGCGATATGTTTCGTGATGTCCGCTTTATGGATGCACTTGGACGTACTCTGTTTGTTTGCCTGGTTAGTGTAGCACTGAGTGCACTCGTCATGCTGCCGACCATCTTCGTGGTGACGATCTACTTCCCCAAATGGGAGCGCTGGCTGAATCTTACCGCATTGATTCCGTATGCGATTCCTGGTGTTGTTGCCGCAGTAGGCTTGATCAAGCTCTATTCCTCTGGACCCTTCGCGATTTCCGGTACGATTTGGATCTTGATTGCCGCTTATTTCGTGGCGATTCTGCCCTATATGTATCAAGGCATTCGCAACAGCATTCGAACCGTCAACGCCTCGGAGCTGATGGAGGCTGCAGAGCTGCTGGGGGCAAGCAAAATGGCAGCCTTTCGCCGCATTATCGTGCCTAACATTTTGCCTGGCATTCTTGTTTCAACGCTGTTATCGATCTCTGTGCTGTTCGGGGAGTTCGTGCTGACCAATTTGCTGATCGGCGGGCATTTTGAAACGATCCAGATTTACTTATACCGGCGTCTCAGCGAAAGCGGGCATTTAGCCAGCGCCATTGTGATTGCTTATTTCGTGTTCATTTTACTGCTGTCGGGATTGCTGCTCAGCTTGAGCAAGCGGTTATTCGGCAGAGCCAATCCCGTGGAATGGGAAACTGCCAAGAAGGGAGCCTAG
- a CDS encoding ABC transporter permease subunit, whose amino-acid sequence MKNRVPSKLLLLAVLLPFFILIVGFELLPTATLVINSFLSDKGDQFTMQQYFTSLTNPFYLKAIRNSLLISLYSSVAGIIMSLLLAYAITRASERTRNFVLMISNMTSNFAGLPLAFAYIILLGNNGVLTILFKTWGWSLFAGFDLYTWTGLAFVYVYFQLPLGALLLYPTLYGMREQWWEAASLLGANMWQFARRIALPVLLPGIAGTFTILFANSMGAYATAYALVGGNYNLLAIRIGSLVAGNVVTRPQLGCALAVLLGGTMVLAMWLNDRLMRKVRRDLQ is encoded by the coding sequence ATGAAAAACAGAGTACCTTCGAAGCTCTTATTACTTGCTGTTCTTTTGCCTTTTTTCATCCTGATTGTCGGATTTGAGCTGCTGCCCACGGCAACTTTAGTGATCAACAGCTTTTTATCGGACAAAGGCGATCAATTTACAATGCAGCAATATTTCACTTCATTGACGAATCCTTTCTACCTAAAGGCGATTCGGAACAGCCTGTTGATTTCGCTTTATTCCAGTGTGGCAGGCATCATCATGTCCCTGCTCCTGGCCTATGCGATCACAAGGGCGTCGGAACGAACGAGAAATTTTGTGCTGATGATTTCCAACATGACCTCGAACTTTGCAGGTTTGCCGCTAGCCTTTGCTTATATTATTTTGCTAGGAAATAACGGTGTTCTAACGATTTTATTCAAGACGTGGGGATGGTCCTTGTTTGCAGGCTTTGATTTGTATACGTGGACTGGGCTCGCCTTTGTTTATGTGTATTTTCAGCTTCCGCTCGGAGCGCTGCTGCTTTATCCTACCCTCTACGGTATGCGTGAGCAGTGGTGGGAAGCCGCTTCATTGCTTGGCGCAAACATGTGGCAGTTTGCCAGACGAATTGCGCTGCCCGTGCTGCTTCCCGGTATAGCCGGAACGTTCACGATTCTGTTTGCCAACTCGATGGGAGCTTATGCAACAGCCTATGCCCTAGTCGGCGGCAATTACAATTTGCTCGCGATCCGCATCGGCTCTCTTGTGGCGGGCAATGTCGTGACGCGCCCACAGCTTGGCTGCGCGCTGGCCGTATTGCTGGGCGGTACGATGGTGCTGGCGATGTGGTTGAATGACCGCTTGATGCGCAAGGTAAGGAGGGATTTACAGTGA
- a CDS encoding ABC transporter substrate-binding protein, producing the protein MHKIWTRTTSLLVFITLVGSLAACGTKDNTAGGMTAASKAPTESKAPASSSPNASGTVSVDDLQTKAKQEGSVVSVGMPDDWANWKDSWTEITSKYNLKHTDTDMSSAEEVAKFETEKDKPTADIGDVGMAFTSVAVDKNVTQPYKTTTWDKIPDWAKDKDGQWVVGYQGTIAIITNTKLVKNPPKSFDDIAKGTYKVAIGDVAKASQAQNAILAAAIAFGGDEKNIQPGIDFFEKLSKQKRISLSDVKVANFEKGEIEVALVWDFNALGYRQKLNPADYDVAIPKEGSVIGGYATIINKYAPHPNAAKLTREYILSDAGQINLAKGFARPIRDDVKLPADVASKMIPTEQYKNAKPIKDFKIWDATSKTLPQLWQEKVLVNLN; encoded by the coding sequence TGGGCAGCTTGGCAGCTTGCGGAACGAAAGACAACACGGCTGGAGGAATGACGGCAGCTAGTAAAGCCCCAACAGAAAGCAAAGCCCCAGCGAGCAGCAGTCCGAACGCAAGCGGGACCGTTTCCGTGGATGACCTGCAAACCAAAGCGAAGCAAGAAGGCTCCGTAGTCAGCGTAGGTATGCCGGATGATTGGGCAAATTGGAAGGATTCCTGGACCGAAATCACAAGTAAATACAACCTGAAGCATACTGATACGGACATGTCGAGCGCTGAAGAAGTTGCCAAGTTCGAAACGGAGAAGGATAAGCCTACTGCCGATATCGGCGATGTGGGTATGGCGTTTACTTCCGTTGCCGTTGATAAGAATGTGACGCAGCCTTACAAAACTACAACATGGGATAAAATCCCCGACTGGGCCAAAGATAAAGACGGCCAATGGGTGGTTGGCTACCAAGGAACAATTGCCATCATTACGAATACCAAGCTGGTGAAAAACCCGCCGAAAAGCTTTGATGATATTGCAAAAGGAACCTACAAAGTAGCTATTGGCGATGTGGCCAAAGCCTCCCAGGCACAAAACGCTATTCTTGCTGCTGCCATCGCTTTCGGCGGAGACGAGAAAAATATTCAACCGGGTATTGATTTCTTTGAGAAGCTTTCCAAGCAAAAACGCATCTCCTTATCCGACGTGAAAGTGGCTAACTTTGAAAAGGGTGAAATCGAAGTCGCATTGGTGTGGGATTTCAACGCCCTGGGTTACCGTCAAAAGCTGAACCCTGCAGACTATGATGTGGCCATTCCTAAAGAAGGCAGCGTCATAGGCGGTTACGCAACGATCATCAACAAATACGCTCCGCATCCTAATGCGGCTAAACTCACAAGAGAATATATTTTAAGCGATGCTGGACAAATTAACCTGGCCAAAGGATTCGCCAGACCGATCCGCGACGATGTGAAGCTTCCTGCGGATGTGGCCAGCAAGATGATTCCAACCGAGCAGTACAAGAATGCCAAACCGATTAAAGATTTCAAAATCTGGGACGCTACCTCGAAAACCCTCCCGCAATTATGGCAAGAAAAAGTATTGGTTAACCTCAATTAG